Genomic window (Sinorhizobium sojae CCBAU 05684):
GATCCGAAGACGTCGTCATAGAGCGCCATTGCCGCCTCATAGGCGATCGCCGAGGCGCGGCCGGGCGTTTCCGCTCCGGTGATCAGCCGCAGGCTGCAGTCGGCGAGATGCTCGATCGTTTCCGGGTGCAGCCTGACGACCGGGCCGGTAACGGCGAGAATGGCGCGATGGATGCGCAGCGCTTCCTCGCCGTTCATCGAGATCCAGAAGAATTCCCAGCGTCCGCCGTCCTCGAGCCAGTAGCGGTGATTGTGCGGCACGAGCAAGAGCAGTGTGTCGCCCTCGCGCAGGCGATAGGTACGGTTCTCGTAGCGCAGATTGCCGGCGCCGCCGAGGGTGTGCTGCAGCACCGTGAACGGCGTCTGGCCGCGCTTTCGCCCGTCCCAATCGTAGCTCCCGCCGGTCCTGATCTCGTATCCCGTGCTCGTCGGCATGGTGTGCAGGCTCTGTCTTCCCCGCGGCAGCGAAACGGTCCGCATTACCGGCCCCCGGTCGATCAATTGCTGCAGCACAGAATTACCCATGAAAGCACAATACCTCTCTAGCCGTGCGACTCATTATACACATAATGGCCACAGAATGCGCAAGGCAACTGGTTTTGGCAGGGTTCCGGGAGGAGGGCGGCGCCAGGCGGCCGAAATCAGTCCGATGAATTTATTTTACCCTTTTAGCGCGAGGATCGCGGTCCGCGAGGAGGAACAAGACGACTATGAACAGCTTCAAGATCGCCATTATCGGCGCCGGCAGCGTCGGTTTCACCAAGAAGCTCTTTACCGATATCCTCTCCGTGCCGGAGCTCAGGGACGTCGAGTTCGCCCTCACTGATCTGAGCGAGCACAATCTCGGCATGATCAAGACGATCCTCGATCGGATCGTCGCGTCGAACAAGCTCCCGACACGGGTGACGGCGACCACGGATCGCCGCAATGCGCTCGAGGGCGCGCGCTATATTATCAGCTGCGTGCGCGTCGGCGGTCTCGAAGCCTATGCCGACGACATCCGCATTCCGCTGAAATACGGCGTCGACCAATGCGTCGGCGACACGATCTGTGCCGGCGGCATCCTCTATGGCCAGCGCAACATTCCCGTGATCCTCGACTTCTGCAAGGACATCCGCGAGGTCGCCGAGCCGGGCGCGAAATTCCTGAACTACGCCAATCCGATGGCGATGAACACCTGGGCGGCGATCGAATACGGCAAGGTGGATATGGTCGGCCTCTGTCACGGTGTCCAGCATGGCGGCGAGCAGATCGCGGAGATACTCGGTGCCAAGGATGGCGAGCTCGACTATGTCTGCTCCGGCATCAATCACCAGACCTGGTTCATCGACGTTCGCCTCAAGGGCCGCCGGATCGGCAAGGATGAGCTCGTCGCTGCCTTCGAGGCGCATCCGGTCTTCTCCAGACAGGAAAAGCTCCGGATCGATGTCCTGAAGCGCTTCGGCGTCTATTCGACGGAGAGCAACGGCCATCTCTCCGAATACCTGCCCTGGTACCGCAAGCGTCCGGACGAGATCGCCAGATGGATCGACATGTCGGACTGGATCCATGGCGAAACGGGCGGTTACCTGCGCCATTCGACCGAAACCCGCAACTGGTTCGAGACGGAATATCCGCGTTTCCTCGAAGAGGCGGCCCGGCCGCTGGAGACGATCGAGCGCTCGAACGAGCACGCGAGCCATATTCTCGAAGCGCTTGAAACGGGCCGAGTCTATCGGGGCCACTTCAACGTCAAGAACAATGGCGTCATCACCAACCTGCCCGCCGATGCGATCATCGAA
Coding sequences:
- a CDS encoding alpha-glucosidase/alpha-galactosidase, which codes for MNSFKIAIIGAGSVGFTKKLFTDILSVPELRDVEFALTDLSEHNLGMIKTILDRIVASNKLPTRVTATTDRRNALEGARYIISCVRVGGLEAYADDIRIPLKYGVDQCVGDTICAGGILYGQRNIPVILDFCKDIREVAEPGAKFLNYANPMAMNTWAAIEYGKVDMVGLCHGVQHGGEQIAEILGAKDGELDYVCSGINHQTWFIDVRLKGRRIGKDELVAAFEAHPVFSRQEKLRIDVLKRFGVYSTESNGHLSEYLPWYRKRPDEIARWIDMSDWIHGETGGYLRHSTETRNWFETEYPRFLEEAARPLETIERSNEHASHILEALETGRVYRGHFNVKNNGVITNLPADAIIESPGFVDRFGINMVSGITLPEACAATCMSSINVQRMSVHAAIAGDIDLLKLAVLHDPLVGAICTPEEVWQMVDEMVVTQAKWLPQYAHAVDAAKERLSKATVKTRDWKGAARRDVRSIEEMRAEKEAAKLRAAG
- a CDS encoding AraC family transcriptional regulator translates to MGNSVLQQLIDRGPVMRTVSLPRGRQSLHTMPTSTGYEIRTGGSYDWDGRKRGQTPFTVLQHTLGGAGNLRYENRTYRLREGDTLLLLVPHNHRYWLEDGGRWEFFWISMNGEEALRIHRAILAVTGPVVRLHPETIEHLADCSLRLITGAETPGRASAIAYEAAMALYDDVFGSHPVFSEEFRRMQHVIDYILANLEKPLPVEELSRISGLSRAHFSRVFAASEGMPPAEFVLQKRLQRAVKLLTKTADLPVKEVAILSGFEDPNYFAKVFRRVFGASPTEFRTTGMYASVAVNGQKQGESVTTLAAACD